A single window of Gossypium hirsutum isolate 1008001.06 chromosome A10, Gossypium_hirsutum_v2.1, whole genome shotgun sequence DNA harbors:
- the LOC107960152 gene encoding probable disease resistance protein At4g27220 yields the protein MGKIPKKGVENWLAKVKVMIKEAQDVENTVTNGRYVCRAWNGKLVDKKTREMKKLLDKVPNALGSLVIDGPSVGLPLPTSELVGEKPVKDEIWQCLMQEEVSKIGVWGMGGVGKTTIMKHIHNDLLKERIFYRVIWLTVSKEFNVVKLQDDIASALNLKKDLDKAGDKLKRAAFLSEMLKKAGKHILILDDVWDKISLEEVGIPEPTSGNGCKMVLTTRSEQVCKYIDCKVIKVKPLSEEEALILFLNKVGPNIVQSPTLMPTLRLVVKECAGLPLTIVVVAGTLKGENEPRIWKNALKGLKERIGKVEGAEAEVIERLKFSFDHLKDDKVKYCLLYCAFYPDDFKIPKNELIGCWIDEGFIDEMDTTEEMKDKGHVIMKKLEDNCLLEKCSNHLHWTCVKMHDAVRDMALSITNVNSRYMIQAGKQSEKLLKKDGWMADVEKVSLMRNSISRILKDRLSPQHQLLKTLLLQDNPIEKIPNSFFANMPCLSVLNLSRTKIERLPNSISKLENLTTLLLDGCQALRYLPCLSKLQGLKKLNLCQTKIEEAPEGMDMLINLRYLDLYVVTLKEIAIGLLPKLSRLQHLRFDEDNEKTSLKAEEVVPLEKLDPFAGVSKTSMN from the coding sequence ATGGGAAAGATACCAAAGAAAGGAGTTGAAAATTGGTTAGcaaaagtgaaagtgatgattAAGGAAGCACAAGATGTTGAAAATACAGTCACTAATGGGAGATATGTCTGTCGTGCTTGGAATGGAAAGTTGGTTGATAAAAAGACTCGAGAAATGAAGAAACTTCTTGACAAAGTTCCTAATGCCTTGGGCAGTCTTGTCATTGATGGTCCAAGTGTTGGGTTGCCTTTGCCAACATCAGAACTAGTTGGTGAGAAACCTGTGAAAGATGAAATTTGGCAATGTTTAATGCAGGAGGAGGTGAGTAAGATTGGGGTATGGGGGATGGGCGGTGTGGGCAAAACAACCATCATGAAGCACATCCACAATGATCTTTTGAAAGAACGGATATTCTATAGGGTAATTTGGCTTACTGTATCAAAGGAGTTCAATGTTGTAAAGCTACAAGATGATATTGCAAGTGCATTGAATTTGAAGAAAGATTTGGACAAGGCAGGAgacaagctcaaacgagctgcaTTCTTGTCAGAAATGTTGAAGAAAGCTGGAAAACATATTCTAATCCTGGATGATGTATGGGATAAAATTTCTCTAGAGGAAGTGGGGATCCCTGAGCCTACTAGCGGCAATGGTTGCAAGATGGTGTTGACAACTCGTTCAGAGCAAGTTTGTAAATATATAGATTGTAAGGTGATAAAAGTGAAGCCCCTTTCGGAAGAAGAGGCATTGATATTATTCTTGAATAAAGTTGGACCTAACATAGTGCAGAGTCCAACTTTAATGCCAACTTTGAGGCTAGTTGTCAAAGAATGTGCTGGTCTACCTCTTACAATTGTTGTAGTAGCTGGAACCCTGAAAGGAGAAAATGAGCCTCGTATTTGGAAAAATGCACTCAAGGGATTGAAAGAGAGAATAGGGAAGGTGGAGGGAGCAGAAGCCGAAGTAATTGAGCGTTTGAAATTCAGTTTCGACCACTTGAAAGATGACAAAGTGAAGTATTGCTTATTGTATTGTGCATTTtatcctgacgattttaaaattcCAAAGAATGAGCTAATCGGGTGTTGGATTGATGAGGGATTCATAGATGAAATGGATACAACAGAAGAAATGAAAGATAAGGGCCATGTTATTATGAAAAAGTTGGAAGATAACTGCTTGTTGGAAAAATGTAGTAATCACCTCCATTGGACTTGCGTGAAAATGCATGATGCAGTGAGAGATATGGCATTGTCCATCACAAATGTGAATTCTCGATATATGATACAAGCAGGCAAGCAATCAGAAAAGTTATTGAAAAAGGATGGATGGATGGCAGATGTTGAGAAGGTGTCGCTTATGAGAAATTCCATATCACGGATTCTCAAAGATAGGTTGTCTCCACAACATCAACTGCTCAAGACCTTGTTATTGCAAGACAATCCTATAGAAAAGATCCCAAATTCTTTCTTTGCAAACATGCCTTGTTTGAGTGTTCTTAATTTGTCACGAACGAAGATTGAGCGTTTACCAAATTCCATCTCCAAATTAGAGAATCTCACTACATTATTGCTTGATGGTTGTCAAGCGTTAAGATATTTGCCTTGCCTTTCAAAGCTTCAAGGATTGAAGAAGTTGAATCTTTGTCAGACCAAAATTGAGGAAGCCCCTGAAGGCATGGATATGTTGATAAATCTAAGGTATCTTGATCTTTATGTTGTCACATTGAAAGAGATAGCTATCGGACTTTTACCAAAACTTTCTCGCCTTCAACACTTGAGGTTTGATGAGGATAATGAAAAAACAAGCCTAAAAGCAGAGGAGGTTGTGCCATTGGAGAAGTTGGATCCTTTTGCGGGCGTTTCAAAGACAAGCATGAATTGA